In a genomic window of Mycolicibacillus parakoreensis:
- the fadD11 gene encoding fatty acid--CoA ligase FadD11 → MSTAPRTVCEAFQTVAAIDPDAVALRTVGDAQRLTWREYADQVRAVAAGLDGLGVRRGDTVALMMANRVEFYPLEVGAQHVGATAFSVYNTLPAEQLRSLFDNAGTALVFCEAQYVEPILASGAPPQHVICIDRDRDQVPAGAVSVADLLAAARPDFDFEATWRAVRPEDIITLIYTSGTTGAPKGVEMTHAGLLFEADAMNRVLGIRYGDRTTSYLPSAHIADRLMALYNQEVFGVQVTTVADPAAIADALPDVRPTVWAAVPRVWEKLKAAIEFAVHAETDPQRREALRWALSVAAVKADALIAGRELEAEAAQQWDRADALVLGALRSKLGLDHLRWAASGAAPVPKETLGFFAGLGIPITEVWGMSELSCVASVAHPDEARPGTVGRLLPGLESRIADDGEFLVRGPLVMRGYRKEPAKTAEAIDPDGWLHTGDIVTCDDDGYLRIVDRKKELIINAAGKNMSPANIENAVLAACPLIGSIVAIGDARPYVTALLVFDADAVGPLAARYGLPDASVRALAAHPEVLATLAAGVATGNAALSRVEQIKRFRVLPTLWEPGGDEITLTMKKKRRPIAAKYATEIDGLYADPPGPQIHQPTAGQP, encoded by the coding sequence ATGAGCACCGCACCCCGCACCGTCTGCGAGGCGTTCCAGACGGTGGCGGCGATCGACCCGGATGCGGTGGCGCTGCGCACCGTGGGCGACGCCCAACGGCTCACCTGGCGCGAGTACGCCGACCAGGTGCGTGCGGTGGCCGCCGGGCTCGACGGGCTGGGGGTGCGCCGCGGTGACACGGTGGCGTTGATGATGGCCAACCGGGTCGAGTTCTATCCGCTGGAGGTCGGCGCCCAACACGTCGGGGCCACCGCGTTCTCGGTGTACAACACCCTGCCGGCCGAGCAGTTGCGCTCCCTGTTCGACAACGCCGGCACCGCACTGGTGTTCTGCGAAGCCCAGTACGTCGAGCCGATCCTGGCCAGCGGCGCACCGCCGCAGCACGTGATCTGCATCGACCGCGACCGCGATCAGGTGCCCGCCGGGGCGGTGTCGGTGGCCGACCTGCTCGCCGCCGCACGGCCGGACTTCGACTTCGAGGCCACCTGGCGGGCGGTGCGCCCCGAGGACATCATCACGCTGATCTACACCTCCGGCACGACCGGTGCCCCCAAGGGCGTGGAGATGACCCACGCCGGCCTGCTGTTCGAGGCCGACGCGATGAACCGGGTGCTCGGCATCCGCTACGGCGATCGGACGACCTCCTATCTGCCGTCGGCGCACATCGCCGACCGGTTGATGGCGCTGTACAACCAGGAGGTGTTCGGGGTGCAGGTCACCACCGTCGCCGACCCGGCGGCGATCGCCGACGCCCTGCCCGACGTGCGCCCGACCGTCTGGGCGGCGGTGCCGCGGGTGTGGGAGAAGCTCAAGGCCGCCATCGAGTTCGCGGTGCACGCCGAGACCGACCCGCAGCGCCGCGAAGCACTGCGGTGGGCGCTGTCGGTGGCCGCGGTGAAGGCCGACGCCCTCATCGCCGGGCGAGAGCTCGAGGCCGAGGCCGCGCAGCAGTGGGACCGGGCCGACGCGCTGGTGTTGGGCGCGTTGCGCAGCAAGCTCGGTCTCGACCACCTGCGTTGGGCGGCCTCCGGGGCCGCCCCGGTGCCCAAGGAGACCCTCGGGTTCTTCGCCGGGCTGGGCATCCCGATCACCGAGGTGTGGGGGATGTCGGAGCTCAGTTGTGTGGCCTCGGTGGCCCATCCCGATGAGGCGCGTCCGGGCACCGTCGGGCGGCTGCTGCCCGGGCTGGAGTCCCGCATCGCCGACGATGGGGAGTTCCTGGTGCGCGGCCCGCTGGTGATGCGCGGCTACCGCAAGGAGCCGGCCAAGACCGCCGAGGCGATCGACCCGGACGGCTGGCTGCACACCGGGGACATCGTGACCTGCGACGACGACGGCTATCTGCGGATCGTCGACCGGAAGAAGGAGCTGATCATCAACGCCGCCGGCAAGAACATGTCGCCGGCGAACATCGAGAACGCGGTCCTGGCGGCGTGCCCGCTGATCGGCTCGATCGTGGCCATCGGGGACGCCCGCCCCTATGTGACCGCGCTGTTGGTGTTCGACGCCGACGCCGTCGGCCCGCTGGCCGCCCGCTACGGCCTGCCCGACGCGTCGGTGCGTGCGCTGGCCGCCCACCCGGAGGTGCTGGCCACCCTGGCCGCCGGGGTGGCGACCGGCAACGCGGCCCTGTCCCGGGTCGAGCAGATCAAACGGTTCCGGGTGCTGCCCACACTGTGGGAGCCCGGCGGTGACGAGATCACGTTGACGATGAAGAAGAAGCGCCGGCCGATCGCCGCCAAGTACGCCACCGAGATCGACGGACTCTACGCCGACCCGCCCGGCCCGCAGATCCACCAGCCGACCGCGGGGCAGCCCTGA
- a CDS encoding enoyl-CoA hydratase/isomerase family protein yields MDVPATTTLEVRADGACGTIMLNRPDKLNPLGAVTLRELVAVARWFDGQPQVKVVVIGGHGRAFSAGADLAAFTEVDTDTAALRAAADAGRQMAEAIEAMAAVTVARIHGYCVGGAVVLAAACDLRVAAETARFSIPEVDLGIPLAWGGIPRLVREVGPALTKELVLTCRPFDAAEAKAAGFLNRVAPAGELDAAVEELTAALVTKSALTLSATKRHTNAVSAGMVDPGRAWNDADSLLAAMYDTESRRAATQYLANRAAGTTR; encoded by the coding sequence ATGGACGTCCCCGCCACCACCACGCTGGAGGTCCGCGCCGACGGTGCGTGCGGCACGATCATGCTCAACCGCCCCGACAAGCTCAACCCGCTGGGCGCGGTGACGTTGCGCGAACTCGTCGCCGTCGCGCGCTGGTTCGACGGACAGCCCCAGGTGAAGGTCGTGGTGATCGGCGGGCACGGGCGGGCGTTCAGCGCCGGTGCGGACCTGGCCGCGTTCACCGAGGTGGACACCGACACCGCCGCACTGCGCGCCGCCGCCGACGCCGGACGCCAGATGGCCGAGGCGATCGAGGCGATGGCCGCGGTCACGGTGGCCCGCATCCACGGCTATTGCGTGGGCGGCGCTGTGGTGCTGGCGGCGGCCTGCGACCTGCGGGTGGCCGCCGAGACCGCGCGGTTCTCGATCCCGGAGGTCGACCTGGGTATTCCGTTGGCGTGGGGCGGGATTCCGCGGCTGGTCCGCGAGGTCGGCCCGGCGCTGACCAAGGAGCTGGTGTTGACCTGCCGGCCGTTCGACGCGGCCGAGGCCAAGGCGGCCGGGTTCCTCAACCGGGTGGCGCCCGCCGGCGAACTCGACGCCGCGGTCGAGGAGTTGACCGCGGCGCTGGTCACCAAATCGGCGTTGACGCTGAGCGCCACCAAACGCCACACCAACGCCGTCAGCGCGGGCATGGTCGACCCCGGGCGGGCCTGGAACGACGCGGACAGCCTGCTCGCCGCCATGTACGACACCGAATCCCGCCGGGCGGCAACACAGTATCTGGCCAACCGCGCGGCGGGGACGACGCGATGA
- a CDS encoding DUF4349 domain-containing protein, with the protein MRTARRVRTRRPLFAAAAALVLLTGCSGHPPPAVTDSAPADREAVPAAPASPPDHPVGRDVVTTGDLDVTVTDVVEATERLAEFTVELGGSVEDRHESTGAHRAARAELTLRIPSAKMNDFLSGAKEFGVITTVALNHEDVTGRRVDLDARIAALQTSVDRLTTLMANATSTADLLAAEDALTERQATLDGLRDQRAALGNRISYATITATLAPQSSEHSPGFLASMRHGWHALVAVVGAVVALSGFLLPWLPVLAALIGAGLVWRRGRARRGADSVK; encoded by the coding sequence ATGAGAACAGCCCGCCGGGTGCGGACCCGCAGACCACTGTTCGCGGCGGCGGCGGCGCTGGTGCTGCTCACCGGGTGCTCGGGGCACCCGCCACCGGCGGTGACCGATTCGGCGCCCGCTGACCGCGAGGCGGTGCCGGCCGCACCGGCGAGCCCGCCGGATCACCCCGTCGGGCGCGACGTCGTCACCACCGGCGACCTCGATGTCACGGTGACCGATGTCGTCGAGGCGACCGAGCGACTGGCCGAGTTCACCGTCGAGCTGGGCGGCAGCGTCGAGGACCGTCACGAAAGCACGGGGGCCCATCGGGCTGCGCGCGCCGAGCTGACGCTGCGCATTCCCTCGGCGAAGATGAACGACTTCCTCTCCGGCGCCAAGGAGTTCGGCGTCATTACGACGGTCGCACTGAACCACGAGGACGTCACCGGCCGCCGCGTCGACCTCGACGCGCGGATCGCGGCGCTGCAGACGTCGGTGGATCGGTTGACCACCCTGATGGCGAACGCCACCAGCACCGCCGACCTGTTGGCGGCCGAGGACGCGCTGACCGAACGGCAAGCCACCCTCGACGGTCTGCGCGACCAACGCGCCGCGCTGGGCAACCGGATCAGCTACGCCACGATCACCGCGACCCTGGCACCGCAGTCCTCGGAGCACTCACCGGGTTTCCTGGCGTCGATGCGCCACGGTTGGCACGCGTTGGTCGCCGTCGTCGGCGCCGTGGTGGCACTGTCGGGTTTCCTGCTGCCCTGGCTGCCGGTGTTGGCGGCGTTGATCGGGGCCGGGCTGGTGTGGCGCCGGGGCCGGGCACGCCGCGGTGCCGACTCGGTGAAATGA
- a CDS encoding fasciclin domain-containing protein, protein MKERIVKIGSGRAWRRAVGAAGAVAIAVSPLLTGTAAAEPDPKPSTPVPDPQGPGCDAFQAAVPDWKDFAGQPVGTVLAGIPDLSTFNALISGQANPDVDVVPVFNNGPYVVFAPSNEAFAALAPGRLDAITADPAALTQLAYYHAFLGLLGPDQVHGRWSTQDGAPITVEGKGGDLTVNDTAKNVCGGISAANAQIYIIDAVLDPVQAPVADAEAPVPEPTDG, encoded by the coding sequence ATGAAGGAGCGCATTGTGAAGATCGGCTCGGGTAGGGCATGGCGTCGGGCCGTCGGGGCGGCCGGGGCGGTGGCGATCGCGGTCTCGCCGCTTCTCACCGGCACCGCGGCCGCGGAGCCGGACCCGAAGCCGAGCACACCGGTGCCCGACCCGCAGGGGCCCGGCTGTGACGCCTTCCAGGCCGCGGTGCCGGACTGGAAGGACTTCGCCGGCCAGCCGGTGGGCACCGTGCTCGCCGGCATTCCGGACCTCTCCACGTTCAACGCGCTGATCTCCGGTCAGGCCAACCCGGACGTGGACGTCGTGCCGGTCTTCAACAACGGCCCCTACGTGGTGTTCGCGCCGTCGAATGAAGCGTTCGCCGCCCTGGCGCCGGGCCGTCTCGACGCGATCACCGCCGACCCCGCCGCGCTGACCCAGCTCGCCTACTACCACGCGTTCCTCGGTCTGCTCGGCCCCGACCAGGTGCACGGGCGGTGGTCCACCCAGGACGGCGCGCCGATCACGGTCGAGGGCAAGGGCGGGGATCTCACGGTCAACGACACCGCCAAGAACGTCTGCGGCGGGATTTCGGCGGCCAACGCCCAGATCTACATCATCGACGCGGTGCTCGACCCGGTGCAGGCCCCCGTCGCAGACGCCGAGGCCCCGGTGCCGGAACCGACCGACGGCTGA